A genomic window from Streptomyces sp. MST-110588 includes:
- a CDS encoding GNAT family N-acyltransferase yields the protein MSEAVTASGAVPASGAVPASAAVPASGVARTTGAANAPGVARESGTGTYRVSLAGTPDEVRAAQRLRHRVFGDELGAALRTPLAGHDVDALDDLADHLIVTETASGDVVGTYRLLPPGRCRALYSDGEFDLSALDVLRPSLIEAGRSCVHPGHRTGSVINLLWAALARYTLLSGHRYLAGCASVPLGDGGQAAAHAWELGRTRYAAPPALQVTPRRPWRPSALAPGRPSAALLPPLLRGYLRIGAWVCGAPAYDPAFDVADFFVVLDMERLNGRYRRYFLGDEPPAGGADRSDDALRQDGARRPGNRP from the coding sequence ATGTCCGAGGCCGTAACTGCGTCGGGAGCCGTCCCCGCGTCGGGAGCCGTCCCCGCGTCGGCAGCCGTCCCCGCGTCCGGGGTCGCACGTACGACCGGAGCCGCAAATGCGCCCGGAGTCGCACGTGAGTCGGGAACGGGGACGTACCGGGTCTCCCTGGCCGGCACCCCCGACGAGGTACGGGCCGCCCAGCGGCTGCGCCACCGCGTCTTCGGGGACGAGCTGGGCGCCGCCCTGCGCACCCCGCTCGCCGGTCACGACGTCGACGCCCTCGATGACCTCGCGGACCATCTGATCGTCACCGAAACGGCGAGCGGCGACGTGGTCGGTACCTACCGGCTGCTGCCGCCCGGCCGCTGCCGGGCCCTGTACTCGGACGGGGAGTTCGACCTGTCCGCGCTGGACGTGCTGCGGCCCTCACTCATAGAGGCGGGGCGCTCGTGCGTCCACCCCGGACACCGGACCGGCTCGGTCATCAACCTGTTGTGGGCCGCCCTCGCCCGCTACACCCTGTTGTCCGGACACCGTTATCTCGCGGGCTGCGCCTCGGTCCCGCTGGGGGACGGCGGGCAGGCCGCGGCGCACGCCTGGGAACTGGGCCGCACGCGGTACGCCGCGCCCCCCGCGCTCCAGGTCACCCCGCGCCGTCCGTGGCGGCCGTCGGCCCTCGCGCCCGGCCGCCCGAGTGCGGCGCTGCTCCCTCCCTTGCTGCGCGGCTATCTGCGGATCGGCGCGTGGGTGTGCGGTGCGCCGGCGTACGATCCGGCGTTCGACGTCGCGGACTTCTTCGTCGTCCTGGACATGGAACGGCTGAACGGCCGCTACCGCCGCTACTTCCTGGGCGACGAGCCTCCCGCGGGCGGCGCGGACCGGTCCGATGACGCACTCCGGCAGGACGGCGCGCGCCGCCCCGGGAACCGGCCATGA
- a CDS encoding sensor histidine kinase has product MRVRRTLVAGARGLLLAVVSLVGSTVLFVLSVVSIELSVLGVGVLTTPVVLQWARGYAHKRRLWCHEWAGIRVPTAYRPLPPDLPGGLAGRVMRYGALLRDPATWRELLWLLLDMTAGCVLALLPAALLVYSVEGLVMPVLFWSGVELHGYWYAFLPASDETVPFMPPLAVGFFVLALFVNPALLRAHLRFCAAFLTPPKAELAERVARLTETRHDAVDASAAELRRIERDLHDGAQARLVAMGMSLGTIEALIEKDPAKAKQMLAVARASSAEALTELRDLVRGIHPPVLAERGLGDAVRALALRTGLPVEVTVELPGRLAAPVESAAYFAVSELLTNAAKHAGADRVWVDVRYAGGALRIAVTDDGRGGADPAKGSGLRGLERRLGTFDGIVAVSSPAGGPTLVTLEIPCASSSPKTSSS; this is encoded by the coding sequence ATGAGGGTCCGCAGAACACTGGTCGCCGGGGCACGGGGGCTGCTGCTCGCCGTCGTCTCGCTCGTGGGATCGACCGTGCTGTTCGTCCTGTCCGTCGTCTCGATCGAGCTGTCGGTGCTGGGCGTGGGGGTGCTGACGACCCCCGTCGTGCTCCAGTGGGCGCGCGGCTACGCCCACAAGCGCCGGCTGTGGTGCCACGAGTGGGCCGGCATCCGGGTCCCCACCGCCTACCGCCCCCTCCCGCCGGATCTCCCGGGGGGCCTCGCGGGCCGGGTCATGCGGTACGGCGCCCTGCTGCGGGACCCGGCGACCTGGCGTGAGCTGCTGTGGCTGCTGCTCGACATGACGGCGGGCTGCGTGCTGGCGCTGCTGCCGGCCGCACTGCTGGTGTACTCCGTCGAGGGCCTGGTCATGCCGGTGCTCTTCTGGTCGGGCGTGGAACTCCACGGGTACTGGTACGCGTTCTTGCCGGCCTCCGACGAAACCGTTCCGTTCATGCCTCCGCTGGCCGTCGGCTTCTTCGTCCTGGCGCTGTTCGTCAACCCCGCTCTGCTCCGGGCCCATCTCCGGTTCTGTGCCGCCTTCCTCACCCCGCCGAAGGCCGAGCTGGCCGAGCGGGTGGCGCGGCTGACCGAGACCCGGCACGACGCGGTGGACGCCTCGGCGGCCGAACTGCGCCGTATCGAACGCGATCTGCACGACGGCGCCCAGGCCCGGCTCGTGGCGATGGGCATGAGTCTGGGCACGATCGAGGCACTCATAGAGAAGGACCCGGCCAAGGCCAAGCAGATGCTCGCCGTGGCCCGTGCGTCCTCGGCCGAGGCGCTGACGGAGCTGCGCGACCTCGTACGCGGTATCCACCCGCCGGTGCTGGCCGAGCGCGGGCTCGGGGACGCCGTACGGGCGCTGGCGCTGCGCACGGGACTGCCGGTGGAGGTGACGGTGGAGCTGCCGGGCCGGCTCGCGGCACCGGTGGAGTCGGCCGCGTACTTCGCGGTCAGCGAACTGCTGACCAACGCCGCCAAGCACGCGGGCGCCGACCGCGTATGGGTGGACGTCCGTTACGCCGGGGGCGCCCTGCGGATCGCCGTCACGGACGACGGGCGGGGCGGTGCGGACCCGGCCAAGGGGTCCGGGCTGCGCGGCCTGGAACGGCGACTGGGTACATTCGACGGCATCGTCGCCGTCAGCAGCCCGGCGGGCGGCCCCACTCTTGTCACGTTGGAGATTCCGTGCGCGTCGTCCTCGCCGAAGACCTCTTCCTCCTGA